From the genome of Burkholderia cepacia ATCC 25416:
AATCGACAAGAACCTATTGATTTCATGGACTTCAGCACGATCTTCTGATCGGCCCTACAATAGCGGCTAAAGCTTTTTGGAGAGTTCGCAATGAACGCTGTTACCGAATCCGCAGCAACGACGGCCGAAATGCCGGTTCCGTTCGTCTTCACCGACGCCGCAGCCGACAAGGTCAAGCAACTGATCGACGAAGAGGGCAATCCCGACCTGAAGCTGCGCGTGTTCGTGCAGGGCGGTGGCTGCTCCGGCTTCCAGTACGGCTTCACGTTCGACGAGGAAGTCAACGAGGACGACACCGTGATGAACAAGAACGGCGTCCAGCTCCTGATCGACTCGATGAGCTACCAGTACCTGGTCGGCGCCGAGATCGACTACAAGGACGACCTCAACGGCGCCCAGTTCGTGATCAAGAACCCGAACGCGACCACCACCTGCGGGTGCGGCTCGTCGTTCTCGGTCTGAGCGCACGACAGATCCACGCCGGTTCGCCGGAATGAAAAACGGGGCATCATGCCCCGTTTTTTGTGCCCGTTTTCCATGCGGCGCTCGCCGCGCGGCCGGCGTCGCGTCAGCGCGGATAGAGCGCGCCGAGCACGCGGTTGCCGGCCGCACCGGTGACCGTCGCGAGATTGCCGGGCTGGCGCGCGGTGAAACGGTACGCGAGCCACGCGAACGCGAGTGCCTCGACCTGCTGAGGCGGCACGCCGAGTGCCGCCGTCGTATCGACCGTGGCCGGCACGCCGGCCTCGCGCAGCGCGTGCCGGAGCGCATCGAGCAGCACCGGATTGCGTGCGCCGCCGCCGCATACGAACACGGCCTTGCAGCCCGCTGCATGCTGTGCGATCTCGCGCGCGACCGAAACGGCAGTGAGCGCGGTGAGGGTGGCCTGCACGTCCTGCGGCGCGACGTGTGAGAACGTGGTGAGCTTCGCGTCGAGCCAGGCGGGATTGAACAGGTCGCGCCCGGTGCTTTTCGGCGGCGGTGCGGCGAAATAGGGCTCGTCGAGCAGCGCGTCGAGCAGCGCTGCATGGACGGTGCCGCGCGCCGCGAACTTGCCGCCGTCGTCGTACGGCTTGCCGAGATGGCGGGTCGCCCATTCGTCGAGCAGCGCATTCGCGGGGCCGCAGTCGAAACCGCGCACGTCGCCGCCTTCGCCGGGCAGGATCGTGATGTTGCTGATCCCGCCGAGATTGCAAACGACGCGCGTCTCGCCCGCTGCGCCGAACACCGTTGCATGGAAGGCCGGCGCGAGCGGTGCCCCGTGGCCGCCTGCCGCGACGTCGCGGCTGCGGAAATCGGCGATCACGTCGACCTGGGCCAGCTCGGCGAGCAGTGCCGGGTTGTTGATCTGCCGCGTATAACCGCGCTCGGGGCGATGGCGCACGGTCTGGCCGTGCACGCCGATCGCGCGGATCTCGTCGCGCGACAGCCCGGCCGTGCGCTGCAATTCGTGGCAGCACACCGCATAGCGCGCGACCAGCGCGTTCGCGGCGAGCGATTCGCGGTCGATCTCGTCGTCGCCGGGCTGCTGCAGCGCGAACAGCACGTCGCGCAGCGATTGCGCGAAGCCGACGAACGCTTCCGTGAGCACGACCGGCGCCTTGCCGGCCTCGAAACGCACGGCGACGCCATCGACGCCATCCATGCTGGTTCCCGACATCAGCCCGAAGTAGATGCCGTCGGCCGGATGGGCGTTTTGCGGCTGTCGTTGCGGCACGTTGGGTTCTCCTGGATCGTGCGGCGCGGGCCGGTGCCGCGCGCCTTGCGCCCGATTATCCGCGCAACGCGGCGCGCCGTTAAGCGATGGGCGCGCAAGTTATGGGAAAATCCCTGTTTTTGCGACATTCTTCCTGGCACCGATGAGCACCGAACCCAGTTCCAAGCCTGTTTTCCCGATCACCGACGAAGTCCGGCATGCGCTCGCCGTCACGAAGCGCGGCGTCGACGAACTGCTGATCGAGGAAGAGTTCGCGCAGAAGCTCGCGCGCAGCGCGGCCACGGGCACGCCGCTTCGCATCAAGCTCGGCCTCGACCCGACCGCACCCGACATCCACATCGGCCACACCGTCGTGCTGAACAAGATGCGTCAGCTGCAGGACCTCGGCCACACGGTGATCTTCCTGATCGGCGATTTCACGTCGCTGATCGGCGATCCGTCGGGCCGCAACGCGACGCGCCCGCCGCTCACGCGCGAGCAGATCGAGTCGAACGCGAAGACCTATTTCGAGCAGGCCGCGCTCGTGCTCGATCGCGCGAAGACCGAGATCCGCTACAACAGCGAATGGTCGATGCCGCTCGGCGCGGACGGGATGATCAAGCTCGCATCGCGCTACACGGTTGCGCGGATCCTCGAACGCGAGGATTTCACGAAGCGCTTCCAGGGCGGCGTGCCGATCTCGATCCACGAATTCCTGTACCCGCTGATGCAAGGCTACGATTCGGTCGCGCTGAACGCCGATCTCGAGCTGGGCGGCACCGACCAGAAGTTCAACCTGCTGGTCGGCCGCGAGCTGCAGAAGCAGTACGGCCAGGAACAGCAGTGCATTCTCACGATGCCGCTGCTCGAAGGCCTCGACGGCGTCGAGAAGATGTCGAAGTCGAAGGGCAACTACGTCGGCATCAGCGAGAAGCCGACCGACATGTTCGGCAAGCTGATGAGCATCTCGGACACGCTGATGTGGCGTTACTTCGAACTGCTGTCGTTCCGCGGCCTCGACGAGATCGCCGGCTTCAAGCGCGAGGCCGAAGGCGGCCGCAACCCGCGCGACTTCAAGGTGCTGCTCGCGCAGGAAATCGTCGCGCGGTTCCACTCGCAGGCCGACGCCGAACGTGCGCTCGAGGACTTCAACCACCGCGCGAAGGGCGGCGTGCCGGACGACATCCCGTCGGTCACGCTCGCGGGCGCACCGCTCGCGATCGGCCAGCTGCTGAAGCAGGCGGGCCTCGTGCCGTCGACGAGCGAAGCGCTGCGCAATATCGAGCAGGGCGGCGTGAAGATCGACGGCGCGACCGTGTCGGACAAGGGCCTGAAGGTCGAAGCCGGCGAGTTCGTCGTTCAGGTCGGCAAGCGCCGCTTCGCGCGCGTCACGCTGACCGCATGATCGCGCTGATCCAGCGCGTGAAGCGCGCCGACGTGCGCGTCGGCGACCGCACGACGGGCGAGATCGGCGCGGGCCTGCTCGCGCTCGTCTGCGCGGAGCGCGGCGACACCGATGCAGCGGCCGACAAGCTGCTCGCGAAAATGCTCGGCTACC
Proteins encoded in this window:
- the erpA gene encoding iron-sulfur cluster insertion protein ErpA encodes the protein MNAVTESAATTAEMPVPFVFTDAAADKVKQLIDEEGNPDLKLRVFVQGGGCSGFQYGFTFDEEVNEDDTVMNKNGVQLLIDSMSYQYLVGAEIDYKDDLNGAQFVIKNPNATTTCGCGSSFSV
- a CDS encoding anhydro-N-acetylmuramic acid kinase, coding for MPQRQPQNAHPADGIYFGLMSGTSMDGVDGVAVRFEAGKAPVVLTEAFVGFAQSLRDVLFALQQPGDDEIDRESLAANALVARYAVCCHELQRTAGLSRDEIRAIGVHGQTVRHRPERGYTRQINNPALLAELAQVDVIADFRSRDVAAGGHGAPLAPAFHATVFGAAGETRVVCNLGGISNITILPGEGGDVRGFDCGPANALLDEWATRHLGKPYDDGGKFAARGTVHAALLDALLDEPYFAAPPPKSTGRDLFNPAWLDAKLTTFSHVAPQDVQATLTALTAVSVAREIAQHAAGCKAVFVCGGGARNPVLLDALRHALREAGVPATVDTTAALGVPPQQVEALAFAWLAYRFTARQPGNLATVTGAAGNRVLGALYPR
- the tyrS gene encoding tyrosine--tRNA ligase; this encodes MSTEPSSKPVFPITDEVRHALAVTKRGVDELLIEEEFAQKLARSAATGTPLRIKLGLDPTAPDIHIGHTVVLNKMRQLQDLGHTVIFLIGDFTSLIGDPSGRNATRPPLTREQIESNAKTYFEQAALVLDRAKTEIRYNSEWSMPLGADGMIKLASRYTVARILEREDFTKRFQGGVPISIHEFLYPLMQGYDSVALNADLELGGTDQKFNLLVGRELQKQYGQEQQCILTMPLLEGLDGVEKMSKSKGNYVGISEKPTDMFGKLMSISDTLMWRYFELLSFRGLDEIAGFKREAEGGRNPRDFKVLLAQEIVARFHSQADAERALEDFNHRAKGGVPDDIPSVTLAGAPLAIGQLLKQAGLVPSTSEALRNIEQGGVKIDGATVSDKGLKVEAGEFVVQVGKRRFARVTLTA